The genomic interval CCTCTCCCACCCGTGCACGTCCTTCGACAAGTGGCAGCTGATCCCGGTGGCGGAGGCCGACGGCACGGTTGTCGCCTACATCCGCACGTTCTTCTGAGACGCGATCCGAGACGCGAAGGGACTCCGGCGATGGAAGAGCTCGTCATCAGGGACGCGGACGTCGTCGACGGCAGCGGCGGCTTCTCGTACCGCGCCGACGTGGTCGTCGACGGCGGCCGGATCGTCTCGATCGTCAAGGAGGCCGCCGAGGCCGGGTGCCAACGGCCCAAGGCGCGGCGGGAGCTGGACGCCGAGGGGCTCGTCCTCTCCCCCGGCTTCATCGACATGCACGCCCACAGCGACCTGGCCCTGCTGCGCGACCCCGACCACAGCGCCAAGGCCGCGCAGGGCGTCACGCTCGAAGTGCTGGGCCAGGACGGGCTGTCGTACGCCCCGGTCGACGACCGCACCCTGGCGGAGGTCCGCCGGGCCATCGCCGGATGGAACGGCTACGGCGACGACATCGACTTCGACTGGCGGTCGGTGGGCGAGTACCTGGACCGCCTCGACCGCGGGATCGCCGTCAACGCGGCCTATCTGATCCCCCAGGGCACGCTCCGCGCGCTCGTCGTCGGCTGGGAGGACCGCGAGGCGACCGCCCAGGAGCTGGGCCGCATGCGCCGGCTGGTCGCGGAGGGCATGGAACAGGGCGCGCTCGGCCTGTCGTCCGGCCTGACCTACACCCCCGGCATGTACGCGAAGGACGCCGAACTCACCGAGCTGTGCCGGGTGGTGGCCGAGTACGGCGGCTACTACTGCCCGCACCACCGCTCGTACGGGGCGGGCGCGCTGGAGGCGTACGAGGAGATGGTCGCCCTGGCCCGGGAGGCCGGCTGTTCGCTCCACCTGGCCCACGCCACCATGAACTTCGGCGTGAACAAGGGCCGGGCGCCCGAGTTGCTGGCCCTCCTGGACGAGGCACTGGCGCAGGGCGCCGACATCAGCCTGGACACCTACCCCTACACGCCCGGCGCCACGACGCTCGCGGCCCTGCTGCCGAGCTGGGCGGGCGAGGGCGGCCCCGAGGCGGTCCTGAAGCGGCTGGCGGACGACGACACGGCCGAGCGGATCCGGCATCACATGGAGGTCGTCGGGGCGGACGGCTGCCACGGCGTGCCCGTCGAGTGGGACACCATCGAGATCTCGGGCGTCGGCGACGCGGCCCTCGCGGACTTCGTCGGCCGGACGGTCGCGGAGGCGGCCCGGCTGCGCGGCGAGAGCCCCTGGACGACGGCCCGCGGACTTCTGCTCGCCGACCGGCTGGCCCCGTCGATCCTCCAGCACGTCGGCCACGAGGAGAACGTCCGCACGATCATGCGCCACCCGGTGCACACCGGCGGCTCCGACGGCATCCTTCAGGGGGCCAAGCCGCATCCGCGGGCGTACGGCACGTTCCCGCGCTATCTCGGCACGTACGTGCGGGAGTTGGGCGTCCTGTCCCTGGAGGAGTGCGTCGCGCACCTCACCTCGCGCCCGGCGTCCCGGCTGCGTCTGCCGGACCGCGGACTGGTCAAGGAGGGGTACCGCGCGGACCTGGTCCTCTTCGACCCGCGGACGGTGGCCCCGGGTTCGACCTTCGAGGACCCGCGCAGGCTGCCGACCGGCATCCCGCACGTCCTGGTCGACGGCAGGTTCGTGATCGAGGACGGCCGGCGCACGGACGTCCTGGCGGGGCGGGCGGTCCGTCGCAGTCCCATGTGACGGAACGCCTCGCGCCTTACCGGCCGCGGGTCACGGCCTGGGCAGGGTGCAGCCGCTCGCGTTCAGGTTGAGCTGGTTGCCCGTCGTGAAGCAGGCCGGGATGTTGTAGATCTCCTGGGCGTAGTTGATGCCCTCGCGAACGGTGACGTTGCCGTTCGCGTCGACCTCGCACGGGTTGTTCTCCGTGCAGCGCTCGCCGTCCTCGTTGCCGGTGTTGTTGACGGCGACGACCTTGCCGGTGGACTGGTCGATGACGGGCGAGCCCGAGGTGCCGCCGATGGTCTGGCAGGCGGAGGTGTAGCGGACCGAGTCCTTCCAGGTCCAGTCGCCCTCCTTCAGGCGGTACGCGAACCCGTCGATGTTGCAGCTGTAGAGCCGCTTCCAGTAGCCGGAGGCCACCGTGATGGCGGTCCCGGCGGTCGGGTGCGTGTCCTGCACGGTGAGCGCGGAGATGCCGTACGAGTTCTTGATCGACGCGTACGTGCTGGTGAGCTGGTAGATCGACACGTCCGTGTCGGTCATCGTCCCGTAGGCGAGCTTGCTGGCGCGCAGGGTCGCCACCTTGGTGCCGGAGGAGTTGAGCAGCCCGAAGGTGCGGCTGGACGCCTGGTTGGTGAGCACCTCGCCCGGCTCGGGGAAGCCGGTGGTGAGGCAGTGCCCGTTGCTGAGCACCAGCGCCGGGTCGGTGTCCACGGAGTTGGGGAACCGGATGACCGAGCCGGAGCAGTTGCTGAGCGAGACGGTCCCGGCGAGGGTCACGGCCTTGAGCCCCGGCGACGGTGCCGTGACCTGGGACAGGGTGTCGGTGGCGGACGTGACCAGGTTCTGGACCACGGAGACGGGGGTGTCCGTGTCCACGCTCTTGCCCACGCTCCGGGCCGTGGGTTCGGCGGCGACGGCGGGTGCCGCGCCTATCCCGGCCAGGGCCAGGGCGCTGAGCGCGGCGACGAGAGGCTTTCTCATGTGGGGGTCCCCTCTTGCGACTTGGGCGACCGGAAATCTTCCGGCCGCCCGCGAGTTTGTCATGGACATTGTGAAGAAGGGTGGTCACTTGGGCAAGAAGCTGTGCCGAGCCCGCGCCTCTCGACGGGCGACACCTCCACATCCGGCACGGCGCGAACACCTCGCCGCCTGCGCGACGAGATCAACTTACCCATTCGTACGGCTACTTGGGCTTTTTCGTACTGCCCTGCCCGCGTCCCTTCCCCTCGGAGTTACCCGGGCCGTCGGCGCCGGTCGCGGCAGAGCTCGCCGAAGGGGTGGGCGAGGTGCTGGAGGAGGACCGGGCCGACGGGCTCCCGCTCGTCCGCGGGTCCGCGGACACGTCCGTGGAGGGGTTCGCGCTTGATGTGCCGGCGGCGGTCGCCGGGCCACCGGAGGCCGTCGCGCCAGGAGCCGCCGGGCGGGCGGAGGAGGCCCGGTCCGTGGCGCCTTCCGTCTGCGCGGAGGCCGAGGTGGCACCGCTCGCTGGGTCCTGCCCGGGCTCGGAGGAGGAGCCCGTCAGGGACAGCCCCGCGATCAGTGCCGCCGCCCCCACCGCCCCGACGGCCACGACCACCCGGCGCGAGCGCCGACCGCCGCCGCGGGCGGCCCGTCGCCGGGCGGCCCGGCCGACGGAATCCGGCCCGCCCGGCTCCCGGCCACCGGACTCCGGGCCGGCGGGCCCGACCCGGGGGAGCTCGGCCGTCGCGTCGTAGGCGCTCTGCCAGCCGTGCGCGGCCGCGGGGTCCGGGAACTCCTCGTACGCGGGGGTCGCCGCGGGCTGCGGCTGATAGACGTTGGGCACCCCGGACTGGTATTCGACTGGCCTCGACATGGCGACGGATTCTAGGGACGGATGGGGCGGCTGGGACAGCTACCGGCGATAACAGCTCAAACCGACGCGTCTCGCGTGGCGGAAAACACGACCCGTGAGGCGTTACCGGGCCGTAAGCTCCCAGACATGCAGGTGATCCAGTCGACCAAGCTCGCCAATGTCTGTTACGAGATCCGGGGCCCGGTTCTCGAGGAGGCGATGCGCCTGGAAGCCGCCGGGCACCGCATCCTCAAGCTGAACACGGGCAACCCTGCCGCCTTCGGGTTCGAGGCACCGCCGGAGATCCTGGAGGACGTCCTCCGCAACGTCTCCACAGCCCACGGGTACGGGGACGCCAAGGGGCTGCTCGCCGCGCGCCGGGCCGTGGTCATGCACAACCAGACCATCGGCATCGAGACCGACGTCGAGCACGTCTTCATCGGCAACGGCGTCTCCGAGCTGATCGTGATGGCGATGCAGGGCCTGCTCGACGACGGCGACGAGGTTCTCGTACCGGCCCCCGACTACCCGCTGTGGACGGCCGCCGTGTCCCTGTCCGGCGGTACGGCCGTGCACTACCGCTGCGACGAGCAGGCGGACTGGATGCCCGACCTCGCGGACGTGGAGCGGAAGGTCACCGACCGCACCAAGGCGATCGTCATCATCAACCCGAACAACCCCACGGGCGCGGTCTACGACGAGACCATGATCAAGGGGCTGACCGACATCGCCCGCCGGCACAACCTGCTGGTCTGCTCGGACGAGATCTACGACAAGATCCTCTACGACGGCGCCACGCACACCCCGACCGCCGCGGTCGCCCCCGACCTGCTGACCCTCACCTTCAACGGCATGTCCAAGGCCTACCGGGTGGCGGGCTACCGGGTGGGCTGGATGTCGATCTCCGGCCCCCGTGCGCACGCCGACTCCTACATCGAGGGCCTGACCGTCCTGGCCAACATGCGTCTGTGCGCGAACATGCCGGGACAGCACGGCGTGGTCGCCGCGCTCAGCGGACGGCAGTCGATCACCGACCTGGTGCTGCCGGGCGGGCGGCTGGTCGAGCAGCGGGACGTGGCGTACGAGCTGCTGACCCAGATTCCCGGCGTGAGCTGCGTGAAGCCGAAGGGGGCGCTGTACCTCTTCCCGCGGCTCGACCCCAAGGTCTTCAAGATCAAGGACGACCGGCGGATGGTCCTGGACCTGCTGCGCCAGGAGAAGATCATGGTCGTCCAGGGCTCCGGCTTCAACTGGCCCGAGCCCGACCACTTCCGGGTGGTGACCCTGCCGACGGTCGGGGACCTGCGGGACGCGGTGGGGCGGATCGGGAACTTCCTGGACGGGTACGGGCAGCCGTAAACCTCGGCGGCGCTCGATCTTTTTCGTCCCCTCAACTTTAGACGGAATCTAAGCTAGGATGGTTTCCTGACTGCACAGGAGGCCATCCCATGTACGAACCGATCCGGACCAAGTCGGTCCACTCCACGATGGCCGACGCCCCCACCGACTTCCCCCACCGCTCCCGCGAGGAGGAGCTGGACATCCAGCTCGCGGGCCATCTCGCCGCCCTGCTCGCCGTCACGGACGAGCTGCGTGCGCTGGCGCCGTCCGCCGACCTCGACACCGCCGCCGAGCGGCTCGCCGAGCAGGTGGCCCGGCTGCGGGGCGGAGGCGCACCGGCCCGCGCCTCGCTGACCTCGGTCACTTCGGAACCGCACCTCACCGACCTGCACCGGCGCGCCCACGCGGTGGCCGGGCGCGCGCTGCTCGTGGCGGCGTCCCGTGCGGACACGGCGGCGGCGATCCTGGCGGCGGAGCGGATGGACTCCCACGCGGCGGCCCTTGAGCCCCGCGAACTCGCCACCCACTGAGCCCAGCGGCTCCCTGAACGGCCCCGGTCCGCGCGCATCCAGAGCGACGTGCGGACCGGGTGCCATGCACTGCGTTGGCTTGAGCGGGGGCGCGTGGTCGCCGTAGGGGTGGGTGTCGTTCTGCGGGTGCGGATGGGTTGGGGCTTGGCGCGCCGTTCCCCGCGCCCCTGGAAGGGGCGCGCCCCAGGCCGTCGTGTTGGTACGGGACCGGTGCTGCACCTGGCGTTGAGCCTCATCGCCGTGGGGGTGGGTGTCGTTCTGCGAGTGCGGGTGCGTGGGGGCTTGGCGCGCCGTTCCCCGCGCCCCTGAAAGGGGCACGCCCCAGGCCGCCGTGTTGATCCGGGACCCGTCCTACACCTTCCGTTCACCCTGTTCGCCGGGGAATGTTGGGTTCCGTGAGCAGGCTGCTCGTGTGAGACGAATCGTAGGGATCGTCCTCGCGGTCCTGCTGGTCGGCGGCGTGGTGGCAGCCGTCGTGGCGGGCCGGGAAGCGGACGACAAGGGCACGGCAACGAAGACCGTGCAGGGAGTGATCGGGTCGGAGAAGGCCGAGTTCTTCGAGGATCCCGACGTGGTGAAGGCCCTCGCCGCCAAGGGCTACACCGTGAAGGCCGAGACCTCCGGGTCCTGGGCCATGGAGGGGCTGGACCTGGGCGGGTACGACTTCGCCTTTCCGTCCAGCCAGGCGCCGGCCGCCGAACTCGCCGCGAAGCACGGGGTACGCGGGACCCTCCCGCGCCCCTTCTACTCGCCCCTGGTCGTCGTGGCGCACAAGAGCGCCGCCGGGGTTCTCGCGGGCAACGGCCTGGCCACGCTGGACGCCGAACACCGCGGCACCCTCAAGATGGCCGCCTACCTCGACGCGGCCCGCGCGGACCGCACCTGGCAGCAGCTCAAGGGGGCGGGCAAGTACGGGGAGCTGACCGGCACGCTCTACCTCTCCAGCACCGACCCGGAGACCTCGAACTCCGGCGCCCTCTACCTCGCCGCCGCCTCCTATGTGGCCAACGGCGGCAAGGTCGTCTCGAGCGCCACCGAGGTCGCGAGGACAACTCCCCTGCTGCACAAGCTCGTCAGCGTGCAGGGCGCCCAGCAGTCCAGCACGGACGCGGCCTTCCGGGACTTCGTCAGCGGCGCCGGCAATCCGCTCGTCCTGGTCTACGAGTCCCAGGTCGCCTCGCTCCTCGCGGCCGGGCAGCACCCCGACGACCTGGTCGTCCTCTACCCGGACACGACGGTCAACAGCGACCACACCGTCGTACCGCTGACCGAGAACGGCCAGGCCGTCGCCGGACTCCTCGCCACCGACCCGCGGTTGCGTGCGCTGGAGGTCCGGCACGGGTTCCGGCCGCAGGGCGAGGCCACCGAGTTCGCCTCGGCCACCACCTATCTCAAGCAGGAACTGACCGGCGTCCGCCAGGCGCCCGTGCCCACCTCCGCGGTGCTGCACGAGCTGGCGCGACGGGCGCGGGGATGACGGGGGGACAGCACCGATGACATCCATGAACGACAACGACACCTTCACGCTCACTCCGCCCGAGCCCGTGGCCGCCGTGCCGCGCGAGAGGGCGGGCGGGCTCGTCCCGGTCGACGACTCCGTGCGGACCGACATGGCCAGGAAGGCCGCCGCGTACGTCGAGGGACTCGCGACGCTCGACGCCCGCTCGCCCGAGTTCGCCGGCAAGGTCGGTGAGATCACCGCACTCGGCGCCGGCGAACTGCGGGGCGCCGCCGCGCAGTCCAACCGGATGCTGGAGCGAACCGTGCGCAGCCTGCCGGACAAGGGCGGGGACGCCCAGTCCCAGGTGGCCGGATCGCTCGTCGAACTGCGGCGCGTGGTCGAGGACCTGGACCCGAGGGACCTGTCCGCCTCCAAGGGCCGCAAGTTCCTGTCCCGGCTCCCCGGCGGCAACAGGCTGCGCGACCACGTCGCCAAATACGCCTCCGCGCAGGGGACGTTGAACAGGATCGTGGGGTCGCTGCGCGGCGGGCAGGACGAACTGCGCCGGGACAACGCCGCGTTGCAGACCGAGCGGGTCCGCCTGTGGGAGACCATGGGCAAGCTCCAGGAGTACGTCGTGCTGACCGAGTCCCTGGACACGGCCGTCGAGCAGCACATCGCCGCCGTAGGAGATCCCGGGGCGGCCGACTCGCTCCGCGCCGACGTGCTCTTCCCGGTCCGGCAGAAGCACCAGGACCTGCTCACCCAGCTGGCCGTCTGCGCACAGGGCTACCTGGCCATGGACGTCGTGCGGCGCAACAACGAGGAGCTGATCAAGGGCGTCGACCGGGCGGCCACGACCACCGTGTCGGCCCTGCGGATCTCCGTGATGCTGGCCTCCGCGCTCGACAACCAGAAGAAGGTCGTCGAGCAGGTCAACGCCCTGCGCGGGACGACCGAGGACCTGATCCGGGGCAACGCCGAGATGCTCGCGACCCAGAGCGGGGAGATCCAGCGCATCGCCGCCGACCCGGCGGTCGGCGCCGAGACCCTCCGGTCCGCCTTCCAGCAGATCTACCGGACCCTCGACGCGATCGACACGTACAAGGTCCAGGCGACCGAGGTGATGGCGGCGACCGTGGAATCGCTGGCCTCGGAACTCCAGCACGCCGGCGCGTACTTGGAGCGCAGCCGGTCGCAGGGCGCCCTGGAAGGGGGCCTGGGATGAGACGACGCGCAGTGGCCGCCTGCCTGGCGGCGTTCGGCCTGCTCACCGCGTGCACGACACAGAAGAGCCCGGCCGTCGACGTCTCGACGTTCGGCGTTCCCGGGCCCGCCGAGCCGGGCACGCTCCGCGTCCTCGCCTCCAGCGAGTTGAGCGACATGACCCCGGTCCTCGACCAGGTCGAGAAGGACACTGGCGTCAAGGTCAAGCTGAACCCCATCGGCACCCTCGACGCCGTGGACATGCTGGCGGAGGGGAAGACCGACGGGCAGTACGACGCGCTGTGGCTGTCCTCCAACGACTACCTCCGGCTGCACCCCGACGCGGCACGGAAGGTGGTCTCCGAGACGCCCGTGATGTCGAGCCCGGTCGCGATCGGGGTGCGGTCCGCGACGGTGAAGGCGCTCGGCTGGAGCCCCGCCGACGTCACCTGGTCCCAGGTCGAACAGGCCGTCCAGGACGGGAGGCTGACATACGGCATGACCGATCCGGCCCGCTCGAACTCCGGTTTCTCCACCCTGGTCTCGGTCGCCTCGGCCCTCTCCGGCGCCCAGTCGGCGCTCACCGACGCGGACGTCACGAAGGCCGCGCCCCGGCTGAAGGAGTTCTTCAAGGGCCAGAAGCTGACCTCGGGTTCCTCTGGCTGGCTGGCCGCGGCCTACGACCGGCGCGGTGACGTGGACGCCCTGCTCAACTACGAGTCCGTTCTCCTGGGCATCCCGGGCCTGACCGTGATCCGCCCGCGCGACGGCGTGATCACCGCCGACTATCCGCTCACCTCGCTCAGGTCCACGAGCGCGCGGACCCGCGAGGACGTCCGCCGCGTGAGCGAGGACCTGCGCACCGAGAGGATCCAGCGGGAGATCACGGCACGCACCCACCGCCGTCCGGTGGTCGCCTCGGTACCTCCGGCAAGCGGCCTGGACACCACCCGGCGCCGCGAACTTCCCTTCCCGGGCACCCGTTCCGTCGCCGACGGCCTGCTCGACTCCTACGAGAACGAACTGCGCCGCCCGTCGCGGACCGTGTACGTCCTGGACACCTCGGGCTCGATGGAGGGCGACCGCCTGGACCGCCTCAAGACGGCCCTCGCCGACCTCACCGGCGACTTCCGCGAACGCGAGGAGGTCACGCTGATGCCGTTCGGCTCGCAGGTGAAGAGCGTACGGACGCATGTGGTCAAGCCCTCGGATCCGCGGGCCGGCCTGGACGCGATCCGTGACGACACCTCGGCGCTCTCCGCCGACGGCGACACCGCGATCTACACCTCGCTCGAGAAGGCGTACGACCATCTCGGCGCAGGTCGCGACGCGTTCACGTCGATCGTGCTGATGACGGACGGCGAGAACACGGCCGGGGCCAAGGCGCGGGACTTCGACGCCTTCTACGCCCGGCTCGGCCGGAAGGCCCGGGACACCCCCGTCTTCCCCATCCTCTTCGGCGACTCCGACCGCTCCGAACTGGCCCACATCGCCGACCTGACCGGCGGCCGCCTCTTCGACGCCCGGCAGGGCTCGCTGGACGGCGCCTTCGAGGAGATCCGTGGCTATCAGTAGGTACCTGGAGTCCCGCAAGAACATCG from Streptomyces sp. CC0208 carries:
- a CDS encoding VWA domain-containing protein: MRRRAVAACLAAFGLLTACTTQKSPAVDVSTFGVPGPAEPGTLRVLASSELSDMTPVLDQVEKDTGVKVKLNPIGTLDAVDMLAEGKTDGQYDALWLSSNDYLRLHPDAARKVVSETPVMSSPVAIGVRSATVKALGWSPADVTWSQVEQAVQDGRLTYGMTDPARSNSGFSTLVSVASALSGAQSALTDADVTKAAPRLKEFFKGQKLTSGSSGWLAAAYDRRGDVDALLNYESVLLGIPGLTVIRPRDGVITADYPLTSLRSTSARTREDVRRVSEDLRTERIQREITARTHRRPVVASVPPASGLDTTRRRELPFPGTRSVADGLLDSYENELRRPSRTVYVLDTSGSMEGDRLDRLKTALADLTGDFREREEVTLMPFGSQVKSVRTHVVKPSDPRAGLDAIRDDTSALSADGDTAIYTSLEKAYDHLGAGRDAFTSIVLMTDGENTAGAKARDFDAFYARLGRKARDTPVFPILFGDSDRSELAHIADLTGGRLFDARQGSLDGAFEEIRGYQ
- a CDS encoding substrate-binding domain-containing protein, whose translation is MRRIVGIVLAVLLVGGVVAAVVAGREADDKGTATKTVQGVIGSEKAEFFEDPDVVKALAAKGYTVKAETSGSWAMEGLDLGGYDFAFPSSQAPAAELAAKHGVRGTLPRPFYSPLVVVAHKSAAGVLAGNGLATLDAEHRGTLKMAAYLDAARADRTWQQLKGAGKYGELTGTLYLSSTDPETSNSGALYLAAASYVANGGKVVSSATEVARTTPLLHKLVSVQGAQQSSTDAAFRDFVSGAGNPLVLVYESQVASLLAAGQHPDDLVVLYPDTTVNSDHTVVPLTENGQAVAGLLATDPRLRALEVRHGFRPQGEATEFASATTYLKQELTGVRQAPVPTSAVLHELARRARG
- a CDS encoding serine protease, yielding MRKPLVAALSALALAGIGAAPAVAAEPTARSVGKSVDTDTPVSVVQNLVTSATDTLSQVTAPSPGLKAVTLAGTVSLSNCSGSVIRFPNSVDTDPALVLSNGHCLTTGFPEPGEVLTNQASSRTFGLLNSSGTKVATLRASKLAYGTMTDTDVSIYQLTSTYASIKNSYGISALTVQDTHPTAGTAITVASGYWKRLYSCNIDGFAYRLKEGDWTWKDSVRYTSACQTIGGTSGSPVIDQSTGKVVAVNNTGNEDGERCTENNPCEVDANGNVTVREGINYAQEIYNIPACFTTGNQLNLNASGCTLPRP
- a CDS encoding D-aminoacylase, which encodes MEELVIRDADVVDGSGGFSYRADVVVDGGRIVSIVKEAAEAGCQRPKARRELDAEGLVLSPGFIDMHAHSDLALLRDPDHSAKAAQGVTLEVLGQDGLSYAPVDDRTLAEVRRAIAGWNGYGDDIDFDWRSVGEYLDRLDRGIAVNAAYLIPQGTLRALVVGWEDREATAQELGRMRRLVAEGMEQGALGLSSGLTYTPGMYAKDAELTELCRVVAEYGGYYCPHHRSYGAGALEAYEEMVALAREAGCSLHLAHATMNFGVNKGRAPELLALLDEALAQGADISLDTYPYTPGATTLAALLPSWAGEGGPEAVLKRLADDDTAERIRHHMEVVGADGCHGVPVEWDTIEISGVGDAALADFVGRTVAEAARLRGESPWTTARGLLLADRLAPSILQHVGHEENVRTIMRHPVHTGGSDGILQGAKPHPRAYGTFPRYLGTYVRELGVLSLEECVAHLTSRPASRLRLPDRGLVKEGYRADLVLFDPRTVAPGSTFEDPRRLPTGIPHVLVDGRFVIEDGRRTDVLAGRAVRRSPM
- a CDS encoding pyridoxal phosphate-dependent aminotransferase, coding for MQVIQSTKLANVCYEIRGPVLEEAMRLEAAGHRILKLNTGNPAAFGFEAPPEILEDVLRNVSTAHGYGDAKGLLAARRAVVMHNQTIGIETDVEHVFIGNGVSELIVMAMQGLLDDGDEVLVPAPDYPLWTAAVSLSGGTAVHYRCDEQADWMPDLADVERKVTDRTKAIVIINPNNPTGAVYDETMIKGLTDIARRHNLLVCSDEIYDKILYDGATHTPTAAVAPDLLTLTFNGMSKAYRVAGYRVGWMSISGPRAHADSYIEGLTVLANMRLCANMPGQHGVVAALSGRQSITDLVLPGGRLVEQRDVAYELLTQIPGVSCVKPKGALYLFPRLDPKVFKIKDDRRMVLDLLRQEKIMVVQGSGFNWPEPDHFRVVTLPTVGDLRDAVGRIGNFLDGYGQP
- a CDS encoding toxic anion resistance protein; this translates as MTSMNDNDTFTLTPPEPVAAVPRERAGGLVPVDDSVRTDMARKAAAYVEGLATLDARSPEFAGKVGEITALGAGELRGAAAQSNRMLERTVRSLPDKGGDAQSQVAGSLVELRRVVEDLDPRDLSASKGRKFLSRLPGGNRLRDHVAKYASAQGTLNRIVGSLRGGQDELRRDNAALQTERVRLWETMGKLQEYVVLTESLDTAVEQHIAAVGDPGAADSLRADVLFPVRQKHQDLLTQLAVCAQGYLAMDVVRRNNEELIKGVDRAATTTVSALRISVMLASALDNQKKVVEQVNALRGTTEDLIRGNAEMLATQSGEIQRIAADPAVGAETLRSAFQQIYRTLDAIDTYKVQATEVMAATVESLASELQHAGAYLERSRSQGALEGGLG